A portion of the Manihot esculenta cultivar AM560-2 chromosome 2, M.esculenta_v8, whole genome shotgun sequence genome contains these proteins:
- the LOC110606550 gene encoding protein PHOSPHATE-INDUCED 1 has translation MASFVVPHFHLTLLLLVSLVHFSSAARRLAESDQTQQPLLFQYHNGPLLSGKISINLIWYGNFKPAQRAIVSDFITSLSSTQHSTSQPSVATWWKSTEKYYHLLKSKKAAPLALSLGTQIFDESYSLGKSLSSKHIVQLAQKGGQINAINVVLTSSDATVEGFCSSRCGTHGSSMSAQKINGKISKFAYIWVGNSETQCPGQCAWPFHQPIYGPQSPPLVAPNNDVGLDGMVINLASLLAGTVTNPFGNGYFQGPKEAPLEAASACTGIYGKGAYPGYAGDLLVDSTTGASYNAHGVDARKYLLPALFDPSSAACSTLV, from the coding sequence ATGGCCTCTTTTGTTGTCCCCCATTTTCATCTTACGCTTCTTTTATTGGTCTCTCTTGTTCATTTCAGCTCAGCAGCAAGGAGACTCGCAGAGTCTGACCAAACTCAACAGCCCTTGCTATTTCAATATCACAATGGCCCTCTCCTTTCTGGCAAAATTTCTATCAATTTGATCTGGTACGGAAACTTCAAACCTGCCCAACGTGCCATTGTCTCAGACTTCATTACCTCCCTTTCTTCTACTCAACATTCCACATCCCAACCTTCTGTTGCTACCTGGTGGAAATCCACCGAGAAATACTACCATCTCCTCAAATCCAAGAAAGCCGCTCCTCTTGCACTTTCCTTGGGCACTCAAATCTTTGATGAGAGCTATTCATTAGGTAAATCGCTCTCGAGCAAGCACATTGTTCAATTAGCGCAAAAGGGTGGTCAAATTAATGCCATCAATGTGGTTTTGACATCATCTGATGCGACTGTTGAAGGGTTTTGCTCTAGCAGGTGTGGCACTCATGGTTCTTCTATGAGTGCTCAAAAAATCAATGGCAAAATCTCCAAATTTGCTTACATTTGGGTTGGGAATTCTGAGACTCAATGTCCAGGTCAATGTGCTTGGCCATTCCACCAGCCAATCTATGGACCACAAAGCCCACCACTTGTAGCACCCAACAACGATGTGGGTCTTGATGGTATGGTCATCAATTTGGCTAGCCTTTTGGCTGGGACAGTGACCAACCCCTTTGGAAATGGATACTTCCAGGGTCCAAAGGAGGCTCCTCTTGAAGCTGCTTCAGCTTGCACTGGGATATATGGCAAGGGAGCCTATCCTGGCTATGCTGGGGATCTGTTGGTGGACTCAACAACTGGGGCTAGCTACAACGCACATGGTGTTGATGCCAGGAAATACTTGCTTCCTGCTTTGTTTGACCCTTCAAGCGCAGCTTGTTCGACTCTGGTCTGA
- the LOC110605742 gene encoding protein PHOSPHATE-INDUCED 1: MASSVSANFFLHLLLFVSLFHFNLAARLLTHSTETQQNLLFQYHNGPLLTGKISINLIWYGKFKPSQRAIVSDFIASLSSPMSAIAQPSVATWWKATEKYYHLIKSHKGSPLALSLGTQILDESYLFGKSLSNKQILQLASKGSQKDAINVVLTSADVAVDGFCSSRCGTHGSSMSAKKINGKNSKFAYIWVGNSETQCPGQCAWPFHQPIYGPQNPPLISPNNDVGLDGLVINLASLLAGTATNPFGNGYYQGPKEAPLEAASACPGIYGKGAYPGYAGDLLVDSATGASYNAHGANGRKYLLPALFDPSTSACSSLV, encoded by the coding sequence ATGGCCTCTTCTGTTTCTGCtaatttctttctccatctACTGTTGTTTGTTTCTCTGTTCCATTTCAACTTAGCAGCGAGGCTACTCACTCATTCCACTGAAACCCAACAAAACCTTCTGTTTCAGTACCACAATGGGCCTCTTCTTACTGGcaaaatttctattaatttgATCTGGTATGGTAAGTTCAAGCCTTCTCAACGCGCAATTGTCTCTGATTTCATTGCCTCCCTTTCTTCTCCTATGTCCGCCATAGCCCAACCCTCTGTTGCTACTTGGTGGAAAGCCACCGAGAAATACTACCATCTCATCAAATCTCATAAAGGTTCTCCTCTTGCCCTCTCTTTGGGTACCCAGATCTTAGACGAGAGCTATTTATTTGGCAAATCGCTCTCCAACAAACAAATTCTTCAATTAGCGTCAAAGGGTAGCCAAAAAGATGCTATTAATGTGGTTTTGACTTCAGCTGATGTAGCGGTTGATGGGTTCTGCTCTTCTAGGTGTGGCACTCATGGCTCTTCTATGTCTGCTAAAAAGATCAATGGCAAGAACTCCAAATTTGCGTACATATGGGTTGGTAACTCAGAGACTCAATGTCCGGGTCAATGTGCTTGGCCGTTCCACCAGCCTATTTATGGACCACAGAACCCACCACTGATTTCCCCCAACAATGATGTAGGTCTTGATGGTCTTGTAATCAATTTGGCTAGCCTTTTGGCAGGGACAGCCACCAACCCGTTCGGAAATGGTTATTACCAGGGTCCGAAGGAAGCTCCTCTGGAAGCTGCATCGGCTTGTCCTGGGATATATGGCAAAGGAGCCTATCCTGGTTATGCAGGGGATCTCTTGGTGGACTCAGCAACTGGTGCTAGCTATAATGCACATGGTGCCAATGGTAGGAAATACCTGCTTCCTGCTTTGTTTGACCCTTCAACCTCAGCCTGCTCTTCTTTGGTTTAA
- the LOC110606915 gene encoding protein PHOSPHATE-INDUCED 1 — MASFVSSHVLLFLVLIVSLVDFSSSARSLGESSDAPQQQLLFQYHNGPLLSGKISVNLIWYGKFSPAQRAIITDFITSLSSSKTKTVHPSVVTWREAIDKYYHLVKSYKASSLALSLGTQILDTNYSLGKSLTSKQIVQLASKGGQKDAINVVLTSSDVAVEGFCSSRCGTHGSALSARKINNGKTSKFAYIWVGNSETQCPGQCAWPFHQPIYGPQSPPLIAPNNDVGLDGMVINLASLLAGTATNPFGNGYFQGPKEAPLEAASACPGVFGKGAYPGYAGELLVDATTGASYNANGVNGRKYLLPALLDPSTSVCSTLV; from the coding sequence ATGGCCTCCTTTGTTTCCTCCCATGTTCTACTCTTCCTTGTTCTGATAGTCTCGTTGGTTGATTTCAGCTCTTCAGCAAGGAGTCTCGGTGAGTCATCCGATGCCCCCCAGCAACAACTGCTATTTCAGTATCACAATGGTCCACTTCTTAGTGGCAAAATCTCCGTCAATCTAATCTGGTATGGCAAATTCAGTCCTGCGCAGAGGGCAATCATTACAGATTTTATCAcctctctatcatcttcaaaaaccaaaacAGTTCATCCCTCTGTTGTCACTTGGAGGGAAGCCATTGACAAATACTACCACCTTGTCAAATCCTATAAAGCGTCTTCCCTTGCCCTTTCCTTGGGTACCCAAATCCTCGACACGAACTATTCATTAGGCAAATCCCTCACGAGTAAGCAAATTGTTCAATTGGCGTCAAAGGGTGGCCAAAAAGATGCTATCAATGTGGTTTTGACTTCATCTGATGTTGCAGTTGAAGGGTTCTGTTCAAGCAGGTGTGGTACACATGGCTCTGCCTTGTCTGCTCGGAAAATTAATAATGGCAAGACCTCTAAATTTGCTTACATCTGGGTTGGGAATTCTGAGACCCAATGCCCAGGTCAATGTGCGTGGCCATTCCACCAGCCAATCTATGGACCACAGAGCCCACCACTGATTGCACCCAACAACGATGTGGGTCTCGATGGTATGGTCATCAATTTGGCTAGCCTCTTGGCAGGAACTGCAACAAATCCATTCGGAAATGGATACTTCCAGGGTCCAAAGGAGGCACCATTGGAGGCTGCATCTGCTTGTCCTGGAGTATTTGGCAAGGGAGCCTATCCTGGTTACGCTGGGGAGCTATTAGTGGACGCTACAACTGGTGCTAGCTACAATGCAAATGGCGTAAATGGCAGGAAATACTTGCTTCCAGCTTTACTTGACCCCTCAACCTCAGTCTGTTCAACTTTGGTCTAA